In the genome of Mycobacterium sp. 3519A, the window ATGACCAGTTCGGCGACGCGGTCGAGCACTTCGGCGCGTTCGTCGTCGAGCCAGCAGCGGTAGGTGTCGACGTTGGCCAGCAGCGGCTTCTCGCCCAGGTAGTACTCGATGATCGTCGGCACGTAGGTGTAGACCAGCTTGTCGTCGCCGACGCCATTACCGACCGCGCTGGAGATCACCACGTTGCCCGCGCGTGCGGCGTTGAGCAGGCCTGCGACCCCGAGCACCGAGTCGGGCCGGAACTGCATCGGGTCGAGGAACGCGTCGTCGATGCGGCGGTAGATGACGTCGACTTGCCGCTCGCCTTCGGTGGTGCGCATGTAGACGGAGTTGTCGCGGCAGAACAGGTCGCGTCCTTCGACCAGTTCGACGCCCATCTGGCGGGCCAGTAGCGAGTGCTCGAAATACGCCGAGTTGTAGACGCCCGGGGTCAGCACCACCACGGTCGGATCGGCGACGTTGTTGGCCGCGGCGTTACGCAGCGCACGCAGCAGGTGCGACGAATAGTCGCCGACCGCGCGGACCCGGTGCGTGGCGAACAGGTTCGGGAATACCCGCGCCATCGTGCGCCGGTTCTCCATCACATAGGACACTCCGGACGGTGAGCGCAGATTGTCCTCGAGCACGCGGAAGTCGCCCTTGGCGTCGCGGATCAGGTCGATGCCCGCGACGTGGATGCGCACACCGTTGGGCGGCACGATGCCGGCGGCCTCGCGGTGGAAGTGCTCGCAGGAGGTGACCAACCGGCGCGGGATGACGCCGTCGCGCAGGATCTCCTGTTCGCCGTAGATGTCGTCGAGGTAGTGCTCCAGGGCCTTGACCCGCTGCGTGATGCCCCGCTCGAGGCGTGTCCACTCGGCCGCCGAGATCACCCGAGGGACCAGGTCCAGCGGGAAGGGGCGCTCCTGGCCGGACAGCGAGAAGGTGATGCCCTGGTCGATGAATGCGCGGCCGAGCGCCTCGGCGCGGGCGGCCAGTTCGGAGGCGTCCGATGGAGCAAGCTCGGCGAAGATGCCCTTGTACGGGCCGCGCACGTTGCCGTCGGCGTCGAACATCTCGTCGAAGGCCTGCGAGTAGCGGCCAGCCTTCTTGTAGCCGTCGAAGATGCCGTCGTACCTTCTGGGCGTCCGCCCGTTGCCACGCGATGTCCGTGCGGTCTCGGTTGGGACGGTGCGAAGGCTCACCCATCACATGCTGCACCAAGTGAGCCGTTTCGGCAGGCCAGACGGCTCCGCTTTGGGAGATTCGGGGGCGCGCTGGTACCCTGAACAGTCGCTGCCCGCCGTCAGGCGCGGCGCGAACCGGACTTTGAGTAACCCAACCTAGATTTCGAAGGAATT includes:
- a CDS encoding circularly permuted type 2 ATP-grasp protein; its protein translation is MFDGYKKAGRYSQAFDEMFDADGNVRGPYKGIFAELAPSDASELAARAEALGRAFIDQGITFSLSGQERPFPLDLVPRVISAAEWTRLERGITQRVKALEHYLDDIYGEQEILRDGVIPRRLVTSCEHFHREAAGIVPPNGVRIHVAGIDLIRDAKGDFRVLEDNLRSPSGVSYVMENRRTMARVFPNLFATHRVRAVGDYSSHLLRALRNAAANNVADPTVVVLTPGVYNSAYFEHSLLARQMGVELVEGRDLFCRDNSVYMRTTEGERQVDVIYRRIDDAFLDPMQFRPDSVLGVAGLLNAARAGNVVISSAVGNGVGDDKLVYTYVPTIIEYYLGEKPLLANVDTYRCWLDDERAEVLDRVAELVIKPVEGSGGYGIVFGPDASPKELAAISKKIRSDPRGWIAQPVMQLSTVPTQIGDKLAPRHVDLRPFAVNDGEHVWVLPGGLTRVALPEGSLVVNSSQGGGSKDTWVLASRASVADRELAAAEVVRSLPKAKANSKSDNADGQSQDQQQQ